Proteins encoded together in one Balaenoptera musculus isolate JJ_BM4_2016_0621 chromosome 6, mBalMus1.pri.v3, whole genome shotgun sequence window:
- the BIN3 gene encoding bridging integrator 3 isoform X2, translating to MSKSAVKISLDLLSNPLCEQDQDFLNMVTALDTAMKRMDAFNQEKVNQIQKTVIEPLKKFGSVFPSLNMAVKRREQALQDYRRLQAKVEKYEEKEKTGPVLAKLHQAREELRPVRDDFEAKNKQLLDEMPRFYSSRLDYFQPSFESLIRAQVVYYSEMHKIFGDLTQQLAQPGRPDEQWERENEARLSELRALSIVADD from the exons ATGTCCAAATCCGCTGTGAAGATATCCTTGGACTTGCTCTCCAATCCCCTCTGCGAGCAAGACCAGGACTTTCTGAACATGGTGACAGCCCTGGACACGGCCATGAAGCGGATGGATGCCTTCAACCAGGAAAAG GTGAACCAGATACAAAAGACTGTGATTGAACCCTTAAAAAA GTTTGGCAGTGTCTTCCCGAGCCTCAACATGGCGGTGAAACGGCGGGAGCAGGCCTTGCAGGACTACAGGAGGTTGCAGGCCAAGGTGGAGAAGTAcgaggagaaggagaagacaggGCCGGTGCTGGCCAAACTCCACCAG GCCCGAGAAGAGCTTCGGCCCGTGCGGGATGACTTTGAGGCCAAGAACAAGCAGCTCCTGGATGAGATGCCGCGGTTCTACAGCAGCCGACTGGACTACTTCCAGCCCAGCTTTGAGTCCCTGATCCGCGCCCAG gtCGTGTACTACTCGGAAATGCACAAGATCTTCGGAGACCTGACCCAGCAGCTTGCCCAGCCCGGCCGTCCTGACGAGCAGTGGGAGCGGGAGAACGAGGCGAGACTGAGCGAGCTCCGAGCCCTCTCCATCGTGGCCGATGACTGA
- the BIN3 gene encoding bridging integrator 3 isoform X1, giving the protein MSWIPFKIGQPKKQIVPKTVERDFEREYGKLQQLEEQTKRLQKDMKKSTDADLAMSKSAVKISLDLLSNPLCEQDQDFLNMVTALDTAMKRMDAFNQEKVNQIQKTVIEPLKKFGSVFPSLNMAVKRREQALQDYRRLQAKVEKYEEKEKTGPVLAKLHQAREELRPVRDDFEAKNKQLLDEMPRFYSSRLDYFQPSFESLIRAQVVYYSEMHKIFGDLTQQLAQPGRPDEQWERENEARLSELRALSIVADD; this is encoded by the exons GTGGAAAGAGACTTTGAAAGGGAGTATGGAAAACTCCAGCA GCTGGAGGAGCAGACCAAGCGGCTGCAGAAGGACATGAAGAAGAGCACGGACGCTGACCTGG CCATGTCCAAATCCGCTGTGAAGATATCCTTGGACTTGCTCTCCAATCCCCTCTGCGAGCAAGACCAGGACTTTCTGAACATGGTGACAGCCCTGGACACGGCCATGAAGCGGATGGATGCCTTCAACCAGGAAAAG GTGAACCAGATACAAAAGACTGTGATTGAACCCTTAAAAAA GTTTGGCAGTGTCTTCCCGAGCCTCAACATGGCGGTGAAACGGCGGGAGCAGGCCTTGCAGGACTACAGGAGGTTGCAGGCCAAGGTGGAGAAGTAcgaggagaaggagaagacaggGCCGGTGCTGGCCAAACTCCACCAG GCCCGAGAAGAGCTTCGGCCCGTGCGGGATGACTTTGAGGCCAAGAACAAGCAGCTCCTGGATGAGATGCCGCGGTTCTACAGCAGCCGACTGGACTACTTCCAGCCCAGCTTTGAGTCCCTGATCCGCGCCCAG gtCGTGTACTACTCGGAAATGCACAAGATCTTCGGAGACCTGACCCAGCAGCTTGCCCAGCCCGGCCGTCCTGACGAGCAGTGGGAGCGGGAGAACGAGGCGAGACTGAGCGAGCTCCGAGCCCTCTCCATCGTGGCCGATGACTGA